In Verrucomicrobiota bacterium, the genomic window GGGCGTATGCGTCACGGCGGGACGCTCCCACTTGAAGATGAGCCACGGCAGAAGCGCCAGCGAGAGGATCGCGGGCACGGACGCGTAGAGCAGCCACAAGCCGTAGCTGAGTTCGACCGGTCCGCCGGGCGCATCCTTGGTGAGTTCGTAGGCCTGCTTCGCGGCCAGCGGGTTGCTGGACTGCCCGGTGAAATAAAGCGCGCTCGCCACGACCCCCGCCTGATAAAGCGCAAGAATGAGGAAGCGCCCGAGCAAGCCGGCGCTCGCGCCGGGATGCGACTTGAACAATTCCGCGAGGCTCCGCGTGATCGGGAGCATCACGCCGCCCATGCGCGCGGCGTTCGAGGGGATCATCCCGGCAAGCACGGTGTCCGAGGCCACGAGCGCGTAGCCAAGCCCGAGCGACGTGCGGCCGAGCGCGCGGATGAACAGCAGGGCGATGCGCCGGGCGAGCCCGGTGTTGATGAACGCGCGCGCGAGGAAATACGCCGCGAGCACCAGCCACACCTGCGGTTCCATGTAGCCCGCAAGCGCCGTGTCGAGCTTGAGCGCGCCGATGAGCACGCTGCCGAGCAACGCCATGAGGACCGCCGCGCCCCCGGCGACGGGCTGGAGCATCAAGGCGAGGATGCACGGGAGGAAAACCGCGAGCAACCGCCAGCCCTCGGGGTTCACACCCTTCTCGCCGACACCCGGCCGCCACCACGCGATGAACGCGCCGAGCGCGAAGATCAGCGTCCACGCGACCCACGGCGGCACAAGCGGCTGTGGGGCCGGGCTGGGACTTGCCTTGGGCGCAGGATTCATTGCGACGGGCGTGCCGGTGACTGGAATGAAGTGGCGGAAGTGTTCAGTGTCCGGAGGTCTGTGTCCAGAATGGAGCGGGCGCTCCGTCTTGGCTTGAGCGCCGCGACGATTCACCGGATGTTCACCGCGTCGCCGGTCCAGAGTCTCCGGCTTGAAACCGTAATGGCAAGAATCTGGGTCGAATCCGCAATCACCATTCAACAGCGCCCCGGCCCCTGGCGACCGAGGACCGAAGACTGAAAACTCTCTCCGTGCGTTTCCCGCTGCCCAGTGCCCAAACCCGCCCGCGTCACGGCCTCGCGCTCGTCGCCGGGCTCATGCTGTGCGCGGCGTTTCCCAAGGCGGATGCGGCGGGATTCGCATGGGCCGCGCCGGGGCTGCTGCTTTTCGCGGCATCGGGGCTCGCGCCCGGCGCGGCGTTTCGCGTTGGCTTCACCGGCGGCCTCGCG contains:
- a CDS encoding DASS family sodium-coupled anion symporter; translation: MNPAPKASPSPAPQPLVPPWVAWTLIFALGAFIAWWRPGVGEKGVNPEGWRLLAVFLPCILALMLQPVAGGAAVLMALLGSVLIGALKLDTALAGYMEPQVWLVLAAYFLARAFINTGLARRIALLFIRALGRTSLGLGYALVASDTVLAGMIPSNAARMGGVMLPITRSLAELFKSHPGASAGLLGRFLILALYQAGVVASALYFTGQSSNPLAAKQAYELTKDAPGGPVELSYGLWLLYASVPAILSLALLPWLIFKWERPAVTHTPEAAEFARSELTTMGPLTRSERVLTVIFAVTVTAWIVGGTAYVTLAGLCAVTALLLTRVLSWDDLMREHAAWDVFIWYGGLVQLGKQLKETGLLDLFAASVAGRFEGLPWFAVFVASLLVYFYAHYAFASITTHLISLYPAFVAVLIVSGAPPALVACSFAFFANFSAGLTHYGTTPAPIFHSVGYTTLATWWRIGLLASFVNIAVWLTAGLAWWKVLGLW